A single Drechmeria coniospora strain ARSEF 6962 chromosome 03, whole genome shotgun sequence DNA region contains:
- a CDS encoding RNA polymerase II transcription factor SIII, subunit A, whose translation MAPVKSLMELATAVCIKNIRHLQDVGDYIPYGTLREILSRVESAEQLRTIELNSAQIQGKTAELWIKLIEKDFPMEHKANAYKPTSAEKWYKVWEKYKREHDNALAESENKLKMALAGLRQDKARNTSMIVERKYLPRAGHIGPRRPFGGRGEIMPSALTFNKGSRTKTHTGASVMKKVRREAREIASIKGRLSSHIRAPARHAAQQRAPAAMIDDHRRAGLPQYRVSDHLTASADQYQERATFISDSDEDDAPPVSPAKTKATPSTARGSVSETAQVSLLKRRPAALRGAPATKPIIKIQPAEATSRARAQPKVALAPASGAKPAAAAATSTEDGRVNVATKSSSSTLASKSRRTPADHGPPTGQARTTTAPRFAAPADKLDPDKGRRTTPPPRGSESAEPSEPEGCVPSLASPSQPPPRKRKTAVDIFMRPKKRMH comes from the coding sequence ATGGCTCCCGTCAAGTCGCTGATGGAactggcgacggcggtgtgCATCAAGAACATTCGCCATCTCCAGGACGTCGGCGACTACATCCCCTACGGCACCCTCCGCGAGATCCTCAGCAGGGTCGAGtcggccgagcagctgcgCACCATCGAGCTCAACTCGGCACAGATCCAAGGGAAGACGGCCGAGCTCTGGATCAAGCTGATCGAGAAGGACTTTCCCATGGAGCACAAGGCCAACGCCTAcaagccgacgtcggcggagaAGTGGTACAAGGTCTGGGAAAAGTACAAGCGCGAGCACGACAACGCCCTGGCCGAGAGCGAGAACAAGCTCAAGATGGCGCTGGCCGGCCTGCGCCAGGACAAGGCCCGAAACACGAGCATGATCGTCGAGCGCAAGTACCTGCCCCGGGCCGGACACATCGGACCCAGGCGTCCCTTTGGCGGACGCGGAGAGATTATGCCGAGCGCCCTCACCTTCAACAAGGGCAGCCGCACCAAGACGCACACGGGTGCCAGCGTCATGAAAAAGGTTCGGCGCGAGGCCCGGGAGATTGCCAGCATCAAGGGCCGCCTGTCCAGCCACATCCGCGCCCCGGCCCGGCACGCGGCTCAGCAGAGAGCGCCGGCCGCCATGATCGACGATCATCGCAGGGCTGGGCTGCCGCAGTACCGCGTGTCGGACCACCtcaccgcctcggccgaccagTATCAGGAACGAGCCACGTTCATctcggactcggacgaggacgatgcgcCACCCGTTTCGCCAGCCAAGACCAAGGCCACTCCCTCCACCGCTCGAGGCTCCGTGTCCGAGACGGCCCAAGTGTCGCTGCTCAAGAGACGGCCTGCCGCCCTCCGCGGTGCGCCCGCGACGAAGCCCATCATCAAGATTCAGCCGGCGGAAGCGACATCGAGGGCCAGAGCGCAGCCAAAGGTAGCCCTTGCACCTGCATCGGGTGCCAAacctgctgcggcggcggcaacctcgaccgaggacggcagGGTCAACGTGGCCACCAAATCATCGTCCTCCACCTTGGCCAGCAAGTCACGACGCACTCCGGCGGACCACGGGCCTCCGACGGGCCAGGCAAGGaccacgacggcaccgaggtTCGCTGCTCCCGCCGACAAGCTTGACCCCGACAAAGGCCGGCGCACCACGCCCCCCCCGCGTGGCTccgagtcggccgagccCTCCGAGCCCGAAGGATGCGTTCCCTCGCTCGCCAGTCCTTCTCAGCCTCCGCCGCGCAAGCGTAAGACGGCGGTCGACATCTTCATGAGACCCAAGAAGAGAATGCACTAG
- a CDS encoding transcription initiation factor iif, whose amino-acid sequence MADSFIKADPEQEEKKPLGSIDEDDLYEDAGDLEFYDNTGPGRQFETLYLARVPRYMWDAWLKMADRLGDDDEIQIGTLRTWNEPVPDASIEGGTRDVTKLRMLLDAKCPEHQELPREYDLEILDRDVHNHFIFSEQDLESFKAKNKERADASAAGIPLALLRQKQAASGDQSSGPQRPTYDRRNRYQPYFRKAIPKRTKIFGKISYDVRVEPRNLQEEERLLAQKLLDAENSKSKLQIISRNSASAIINPGTATAAQWSGNFIKNAPVQVKPKKGEVFKAARIPKNQLLDLIFDCFRQYQYWSMKALRQKLEQPDSYLRQVLEEVAVLHKSGRFANHYGLSDAYKDKGGSEAKEEAAEAADDGDDDDGEEMEDVLPA is encoded by the exons ATGGCCGACTCGTTCATCAAGGCCGATccggagcaggaggagaagaagccgCTGGGGTCGattgacgaggacgacctctacgaggatgccggcgaccTCGAATTCTACGACAACACGGGGCCCGGCCGGCAGTTCGAGACGCTCTACCTCGCGCGCGTGCCCAGGTACATGTGGGATGCCTGGCTCAAGATGGCGGACCggctgggcgacgacgacgagatccaGATCGGCACCCTCCGCACGTGGAACGAGCCCGTGCCGGACGCAAGCATCGAGGGCGGCACCCGGGACGTGACGAAGCTGCGCATGCTGCTGGATGCCAAATGTCCCGAGCACCAGGAGCTGCCCCGCGAGTACGACCTCGAGATTCTCGACCGCGATGTCCACAACCACTTCATCTTCAGCGAGCAAGACCTGGAAAGTTTCAAGGCCAAGAACAAGGAGCGTGCCGacgcgtcggccgccggcatACCCTTGGCGCTGCTGAGGCAGAAGCAGGCGGCCTCCGGCGATCAGTCGTCGGGACCGCAGCGACCGACGTACGACCGCCGGAATCGGTACCAGCCGTACTTTCGCAAGGCCATCCCCA AGCGAACCAAGATATTCGGCAAGATATCATACGACGTCCGCGTCGAGCCGCGGAACctgcaggaggaggagcggcTGTTGGCCCagaagctcctcgacgccgaaaACTCCAAGTCGAAGCTTCAGATCATCAGCCGCAACAGCGCGTCGGCCATCATCAACCCGGGCACCGCCACGGCGGCGCAGTGGAGCGGCAACTTTATC AAGAACGCGCCGGTTCAAGTCAAGCCCAAGAAGGGCGAGGTGTTCAAGGCGGCCCGCATCCCCAAGAACCAGCTCCTGGATCTCATCTTCGACTGCTTCCGCcagtaccagtactggtCCATGAAGGCCCTGCGCCAGAAGCTCGAGCAGCCCGACTCGTACCTCCGCCAAGTGCTGGAGGAGGTGGCCGTCCTGCACAAGAGCGGACGCTTCGCCAACCACTACGGCCTGAGCGATGCGTACAAGGACAAGGGGGGcagcgaggccaaggaggaggcagccgaggccgccgacgacggcgacgacgacgacggcgaggagatggaggatgTGCTGCCGGCCTGA